GGAGTTTATATGTGTTATATGTATTAAGTTATGAAATAGTTTTGATTCTATTTATGGCAATGATGACAAGTTTAGAAATGACAGCAACATGTGATTTGCTATTTTTATACGCTATACTGAGCCATAATTCTCATAtgataaaacttgcatagatttcctaCCTAGTACCGTAATTTTGGTAGGgaacaaatattgaaatgcaCACTTGTGGAACTggtagatttcacctacttTAAGGGCTGGTGCCTCTAAAAGAAGACTGCTGATATAACAATTATCCAATCTCTGTATTACCTAAGTCATATGAATCCAGGGTAATAATCTCaacacatttttgtttgtttgcaggTTGATTCAACTCTCCAGTATATGATGAATGAAAACAGTGTAgattacatttcaaagtttgcGGATCTGGCAGCCCAAATATCAGCAACTCCAGAAACTCCTAAGAAAGTCATCTTTGACCTACACCGTCTAGCTAATGAAGAAAATAGTAGAGAGATATCGTCCGTTGTTAAGAATCTTGACAAACTTGAGTGAACACAAGGAAAATCAACCCATTTGTAAATAGTGTTTAACGTTGAAGTTGATAACCTACAAGGTGTTTTCTCACTAACAGTGtcttttttgtctgtttgtaaTTTGCAATCTGAGATACCTGTTAGATGTTGAATGACTGTTAATActtatatatctatctatacatgAGGAGCTGAGATGTGGAAACAATGATAGCTAAATGTAAAGCACAGGCTGTAACTGGAGAGAAACAGACAATGTGTGGTATAGTATACACATGTTGACAGATCACAAGGGCAACGTGTACATGTGTTTCTTCGAGGGACTGTGGGTCACCACAATGCAGACTTTCCTGAGGATGGATCAGCAAAGACATGCATGTATTTGGTCTTAAGTTTGAAAATGGCATTTCTGTGTATTATATGTTTGTTCTGATATTTCCATGATTGTGTCCAGCTGTATGAGACATGCGAGAATTAAATGTGTATGGACTCGGGATTCACAGTTACAAAACTGGTATTTCAGTAATGCTCATTACTTACCAGGGATGATGGAAATAGTGGTAGCATACAATGCCCTCCTGAGGTCACAAGTCTACGTTATTGAGTCATGTACAAGAACAGCTGAAGAAGGCAGAATAATTTAGCCAAGATGTACTAGGCAAATTAATAACACTCTTGAGTTCAGAATGGACTAAAAAACATGTCactggaaggggggggggggggggggcatcagtATCATTCCTTTCCCTTCCATTTGTGGAAATAGATAATGCCCACAGTGGCTGATCTATCATGCTAAGTTTGCAACTCCTTCAAGATTATTATTTATTGCATGTTTTATGAGTGGAATGATACTGTATTTGACATGAACAATTCAATCTGGCAGGTTTACAAGTTCCTCATTTGTAAACTCTATTAAATTTAACAATTTAaacaattatcaaaattgtgTTGATGAGATACCTATGTATACGTTTTAGTTTATACAACAGATTATATTACATCtacaaattatgcaaaattatgtatgcatttattccATGTTATTAACATCTTACGTTCTGATGTACAATATGTAATTACCACATTACTGGCAGCTTCAGATATACATTTTTCTACCAACTTAACTTACCCAAATATATGTGAGGTTCGGGAAATATAAATGGTatggtggggagggggggggggggagtgttaCTTCCCAAATTTATATATGGGGATGTGCTGCCAAAGTTCAAAACATCTACACTTGTGTAATCTAAAACCAGACATTCTTAGGGATTTCCAGTTACAATCACCCAGTCCTGATGCTGTgaatgtatttataaagtatagAGGTGTTTCCTACGTTATTGAACCTATGATTAAggaagtttcaaccccattttagggatattttgtatgaaaaaGTGACTCATTTGAGCAGCGCATACCTGTATGCCTTTCTATGGAGTACTCCCcactccccctcccctctccgGGATCTCTACTGCATTTTAAGACATTGAAGTATCTTGACCGCAGTGTACACAGCTGACAAACTAAAGTAAAACATTGATGTGAAGGTCATGTTATTAGAATCATcagtattcatattcatattcatattcatattgatgtcttattttgttttcaattttgaggCTTGAAAAGCCAGGTTGAGACCAACACTAGAGTTGCTAggcattgacctttgaccttacaaGTAGCTACATATTTGAccaatatattcaatatttatgtaACTCTTCCAGTTTGCCAAGTCTTGAAAGTCATCATTTTGACCAATAAAAGTGTCTGTGACGAGGACTTCATCCTTGTGCTTATATTTATGCATGGTATATTTGCAGtatcaaaaatttgaaaaaactCCAAAGATATGAGATGACAGGATCTGACCGTACCGTTACCAAGGAAACAGACAACTCATCTAAAGGAGCTCTGTCTAGATACCTTAATTCTATACTTTGTCTTCTATCACCAGTATCAAAAAGTTGagtaattattttcataaatttggtGATGAAGTTATATTGTACAAAGTTTCAAGAATATTGTAATAATGAATCTTTGAGATGTCCTGTGTAAAATGTTGTGAAGAGTTTATGTACAGTAGGCCACCCATACGTAATTCTATCTTTGAATGTTGTGAAGAGTTCATGTACAGTAGGCCACTCGTACATAATTCTATCTTTGAGATGTCCTGTGTAAAATGTTGTGAAGAGTTCATGTACAGTAGGCCACCCATACATAATTCTATCTTTGAGATGTCCTGTGTAAAATGTTGTGAAGAGTTCATGTACAGTAGGCCACCTGTACATAATTCTATCTTTGAGATGTCCTGTGTAAAATGTTGTGAAGAGTTCATGTACAGTAGGCCACCCATACATAATTCTATCTTTGAGATGTCCTGTGTAAAATGTTGTGAAGAGTTCATGTACAGTAGGCCACCCATACATAATTCTATCTTTGAGATGTCCTGTGTAAAATGTTGTGAAGAGTTCGTGTACAGTAGACCACCCGTACATAATTCTATCTTTGAGATGTCCTGTGTAAAATGTTGTGAAGAGTTCATGTACATTAGGCCACCCATACATAATTCTATCTTTGAGATGTCCTGTGTAAAATGTTGTGAAGAGTTCATGTACAGTAGACCACCCGTACATAATTCTATCTTTGAGATGTCCTGTGTAAAATGTTGTGAAGAGTTCATGTACAGTAGGCCACTCGTACATAATTCTATCTTTGAGATGTCCTGTGTAAAATGTTGTGAAGAGTTCATGTACAGTAGACCACCCGTACATAATTCTATCTTTGAGATGTCCTGTGTAAAACGTTGTGAAGAGTTCATGTACATGATGGATCAGTAGGTcgattaaaaatacaaaaagtactAGTAAGTGTATGAGTACatgtttgtgatatttttaattaataatcatactttaacagacttagaaataacaattaaaatCAGAACGAAACTTTGAACCattcattttattaaatttatcaaatttcaccGATAAATGCTCATTTTTTGCTCGATTAGTTGTTTGCATGGGTGCGACCTTATAGTCAgtgatgatgtaatattttcCTAATCATGCCATAGAGGGCAGtgattctttttttaatttcaccagattgaagaaatataATATGGAAAGTCAGGTCACGAGAAATGTAGAATTAAGTCTGGCTGGCCTTTTGTATGAAGTGTTGAAATCAATCCAGTAAGCAATATAGAGTTTGTAATGCATACAAGTTgttcattttgttgtttttctgttaATATAATTTTGACATATTTGTGCATGCCAGTGTCAGTGCAATACAATACCAAGCAAGGTGATGTCATGCTTGTAAATGTTGTTTATACTTTAATTAATGTACTGTTTTTGTTCTACTTTTGAAaaagtgtaaataaaatatagaaaatttgCTACGAGTGCGTTGAGATTCTGTGAGACAAAATACAATCTTTCTTCACTCAAAAACACaagtaaggcctaaaaaaaattgttgttccAATTACACTCAACTTTAGAATAGGTTGGGAAGGTAGATTTCTTTTTCAGGCAGTTATGGTTTCTGTTGTTTCCATAtcgtctctgtgttattggtttctttccatcagatttacagccattacagattggaagaacagttttatattgtctttttaagttacgTCAGTTACCACATCCACTTTctcacgagacttcacaattttcacaaatttattttttctcttgAATACATaagaaaagtttagggttggcagtgaaaaccTAGGTGGTGGGgtagggtaaccggaaccaattTTTTAAAGGCCTAATGTAACAACCAAGAAATTGTACATTTACGCTGAACTAGTAAAGATAAATATACAATCTCTTCTGCCAGTCAATCAGGAAATTACATCGCCATGGCAACGATTCTTTTAACAACCTTAACGTTTTGTACTGTATGCTAGGAAAAGTATTACAGGCATATATAGTACAGTAGTACACACATAACTtgaaatatttaacattttgtTCTGAAACTGCATTGTTTTCATGAAATCAGAAGATATGACATGAGGGAATAGGAAAATTGGGGTGTTTATTGACAATTAAGTCTGGATTCCCATGGTAACGCGTGGTGTGATTTCACTCATTTAGCCTAGAGCCAGTCTGGGATTAGGTTTAGTtcacaatacaaaatgtatccaCTGTGATCATAAGATCTCAAACGTAATATCCACTTCCTTATGAAATTGGTGTCAAACTACATCGGTCTTTCTCTGTGACCGTTTGGAAAACTAAGATGTCTATCTTTAGAATAGAGATGTTGAATATAATGTCTTATTTCATGTATGAATAATGTATCGCAGACCTTCATGGAGATGTCAAGTATTCAGATATTGAATGAAATCCTGTTCATAATGTGTAGTCCTGTGCagcaaataaaaagaaatataatgCCACATGACTGGGCACATGACAGTAACACACTGATCACACAGCCATAGAATAACACTGGTCATACAGTCATAGAAACACTGATCACACAAAGATAGCATAACGCTGATATCCATAGAGTAACATTGATCACAGCCATAGACGTGAACAAAACTGATCACACAGCCGGAGTATCACACTGATTGCACGTATCACAGCTACAGAATAACATTGTGATAACATGGCTAGACAGAACAACACTATGCTATGATCACAACCACAGATAATCACTATGGTCACAAAGCCATAGAACAACACTATGGTCACAAAGCCACTATGGACACAAATCCATAGAACACTGGTCACAAAGCCACAGATAATCACTATGGTCACAAAGCCACTATGGACACAAAGCCACAGAACAATATTACGGTCAAAACCACCGTACAACACTGATCACACATCACATTATGATCACACATCCATAGAGAAACACTATGATCACACATCCATAGAGAAACACTATGATCATACATCCACAGAGAAATGCTATGATCATACATCACAGAGAAACACTATGATCATACATTCACAGAGAAACGCTATGATCATACATCCACAGAGAAACACACAGCCATAGAAATGACAAGTCTGCCAGTCTGTATCTACTGGTTACAGCATAACATTGTTTAATAACATCATTTTTTAACATTACAACatagaaaaaatatgaaataaaattgcaTTTTCAATCTCGCCGATTAAACCAAATCAAAAAATAcagcaaataaaaacaattttcacCCCAATTTCATATGTATAAGATTACAAAGAAGGCACACATGTTTgataaatttaaacaaaaaaaaatccaaaataatagtggcataaaaattgaaattggcCACCTCACACTTAAATCATGTGTATTAATATTGCTGCTGTATAAAATTACTTTGACAGGAAGTGGTCTGTTTGATCTGACTAAACTGATCATCAGGTAATATGATATGTAAAACAACTAACATACAGTACTATCTATTGCTATCTAGACTATATCTAACACACATACTATGGCTAGATGCCATCTTTTTTCTATAACATTGTATGAGGTAATGCTTATCGGAGGCCCTTggggtatttgtacaagtgtaTCAATATTTCTCATTTTCTATCAAAAACAAGAAATAGAAGGTTTGTATATCAATACACTACTActtctctgtctttctgtcacacacacacacacacacacacatacttactaGGAGTAGTTCACTTTTTGCTTGGAGGTTATAGAGTGATTACAGAGGGAAGAGTTGGATTGATAGTAAGGAAAACAGTTTGATCAAACTTATAAAAAAGAGTCTAtttttgtcaacaaataaataatgtgTAACAGCACACAATAAAGTGCAATAACTGTTTATAAAACTTAATATTGATGCAACCAAGTGCAACCGTCCCTCAACCCATATTTTGTGTCTGCTTCAAAATGACTTCACATGAATATTACGACACAAGGGAATCTGTCATTTTAATGAATCATATTTTCTAGGCTTTAAACATGACATTAATTAACACCTTTTATCACATTTCCATTGCAACAAACTATGCATGATACAGTAAATTCTTGTCAAACTATGCATGGAACACATTCTTCCCATAGATTTACAAATGGTAAGTATTTGTATGTAGAGGTACACAGATTTCATAATACCTTTTCAGAcaatctttatttgaatatcactCTACATTAAGTATTTTATCTGACTTCAGCTCTCTCTGGCAGTGACCAACACTGTAGATAAAGTCAATGATTCAATTGCAATATACAAGTTGCAGAAGTTACCCAACTGTTTCTTTATATTTGATGTTGCTGATATCACCCTCCCCACCCCTACCCCAAAGTTTTCAGTGTTCCTATTGGTTAATATTACAGGGTCATAGGCCAAAGTTGAAAGGTCTTTGATTACCAGTCTTCATCTGAGTCATCGTCTACTCTTCCTCTGATTGTTTTCTTGGggtttttcaaaattgattttgactGAGCACCTTGTAGTGGTGGATCTTGTAAGTTACCAGCGTAGTCAATGACACTGGCACATCCCAGTCTCCACTCCAACATTTCAGTTGGGAAGTCATCATTTCCACCCATATCATCAAATCTACAAAACACAATATTAAATTAAGTCAATTTTACATATTATGGGTTGGTTAGTAAAGAGAATAGCTGTAAACAGAAAGAGAAAGAGTAGTTTATTTAGCAATTTGATTCATTTACTTTGTAGTTAAATATATTACATCTACTTTCAAGATTGGGACTGGGTTtgatatagtctgtaaggtatgccgtgacggggtgccctcacacattggcgagaggaggccggtgagggcgaaatgtcacaatgtatcttacagtctaggtttgatataaattataataatacatgctccaataaagtaatttatcacactgtgctcaaagcattGTAAAAGGACAGTATATTACTCCTAGCACAGACCTAGCACAGCCCTAGCACAACAACCCACTTGACTTCCTCAACTCTTGCCAAGCATACATCACTGCTGTGTCTATAAGCACACAGAGAATTAAAATCTTGCCATCGAGAAGTTCAATTTCTCATCAAAGATTATGAAGATGAATCTTATCTTCTCAGTAACTTCActttgtgtcatcattttcaagAGCATGACTTGTGTGTCTCTTTTTGATGTAATATACCATGCTTACTCTAAAAAAGGGTAATAGAGAGAAAATCTTACAGAATCATAGAGTAGTCTATATCACTACATCATTGGTAGAAACCAGCTGTTAATACTTACCCAACAATGTAATCTGATGTTTTGCCATCTTTAATCAAAGCAATAGTAGGAATAACTTTAATACGAAGTCTTTCAGCCAGAAATGGACACTTCTCAGCATTGATTTTCAGAAATCTAGTCTCAATATGTTTAGGTGCCAGGATACCAAGATGTTTGTCAATAATTTTACATCTGAAAGTACTCTCTCTGTAGAAGTGACAAACAACATGTTTACTCTTTTTACATTCTTCAAAGAATTCTTTTTCCCCTGGTAGTTCCATGTACTGTCCATGTCCATTTTGCAGCCATTTTTGTTTCTGTTCATGTGCCTTTTTCATTGCTGCAAGTCGCCTTTGTCTTAATATTTCCATTTCATCCTCATCCATTTCATCCAAGCGATTGATTTCTGCATCTACCTGACTTTCTATAATGTTGGTCGCCTGCAATATCTGATTTTCCAGGGCTTGCTCCATGTTaccagccatattggattatttCCTTTAGTGTCAAC
The genomic region above belongs to Glandiceps talaboti chromosome 8, keGlaTala1.1, whole genome shotgun sequence and contains:
- the LOC144438723 gene encoding thioredoxin domain-containing protein 9-like — translated: MAGNMEQALENQILQATNIIESQVDAEINRLDEMDEDEMEILRQRRLAAMKKAHEQKQKWLQNGHGQYMELPGEKEFFEECKKSKHVVCHFYRESTFRCKIIDKHLGILAPKHIETRFLKINAEKCPFLAERLRIKVIPTIALIKDGKTSDYIVGFDDMGGNDDFPTEMLEWRLGCASVIDYAGNLQDPPLQGAQSKSILKNPKKTIRGRVDDDSDEDW